DNA sequence from the Cyanobacteriota bacterium genome:
CATTTTACTGGTGATGATCCCGCCAAACTGCTAAAGGCGAAGGTAGTCAAGACACCCCGATCAGTCTATACAGCAACCCCTGGGCGACAAGCCTATCGTCCTAGCCAGGTTACTCCTATTCCCAATTTTTACCTTGCTGGCAGCTATACCATGCAACGTTATCTCGGTAGTATGGAAGGTGCTGTGCTATCTGGAAAGTTGGCTGCCCAGGCAATTACCAAGCAGCAGGAATTTACGTCTACCCACCAGTCTGAGCAGTCGGTAGTGCCCCTAGCAGCTAGCACGTAAGGTTTGATAATTCCACGCCCTGTCGATTGCTGATTCTAACGGAACGATGAGGGGACAGGGGACAAAAGGCAATAAACTATGGACGTAGGCTAATAGCTTGTGATTACTAAACCACCAATACCCACCGATAGCGAACCCCTAGCTACCACTCGAATGCTGTACCTGCCTGATTCCCCACCAAGCATGAGAACCCTGGTTCCCCTAGACGATGCCTACGAGCGTTGTCGCCAAGTCACTGAAAAATATGCCAAGACCTTTTACTTGGCTACCCTATTGATGCCAGAAGTAAAGCGGCGCGGTATCTGGGCAATTTATGCCTGGTGTCGCCGTACTGATGAATTGGTCGATGGCCCTGGAGCAAAGCTCACCACGCCTGAGACGTTAGATCAGTGGGAGCGTCAATTAGAGTCAGTATTTGCAGGTGAACCCCAAGATGTCTATGATGTGGCGTTAGTCGATACTGTTCAGCGCTTTCAGATGGAGATTCAGCCATTTCGGGATATGATTGCTGGACAGCGGATGGATTTGTATCGGAGTCGCTACAACACCTTTGAGGAGCTTAATCTTTACTGCTATCGGGTAGCAGGCACTGTGGGGCTTATGTCTACGGCTATTGTTGGTCTCGATGAGATTCAGCATCCTACACCCTGGAAGCCCCAGATACAGCCAGCTATGCCGACTCAGGAGGCGATCGCCCTAGGTATTGCAAATCAACTCACCAATATTCTGCGAGATGTTGGAGAAGATGCTCGCCGAGGCCGCATTTATATTCCACTGGAAGATTTAGAACTGTTTGGCTATTCTGAGGAAGAGTTATTTCAAGGGGTAGTTAACGATCGTTGGCGAGCCGTGATGCAGTTTCAGATTCAACGGGCACGGAAGTTTTACGCCGATGCCGAAAAAGGTATCAGTGCCCTCAGCCGCGATGCTCGCTTCCCTGTCTGGGCAGCCTTGATGCTCTACAGTCAAATCTTGGATGCAATCGAGCGTAACCAATACGATGTGTTTACTCGCCGGGCCTTTGTGCCAACTTTTAAAAAGTTCCTCTGTCTGCCCTCTGCTCTTGCGCGTGCTGTGACTCTTTGAAAGTTTGCAGGTCTGGTTCCTAAAGTTTGCTACGTCGATGTGGGTCGGAGAGCAACACCGAGCGCATCTACTAAACGCGCAACGGGAATAATTTCTAGTTCGCGTCCCAGATGAGCTTGTCC
Encoded proteins:
- a CDS encoding FAD-dependent oxidoreductase, whose product is FDRKLTDIDHLLFSRSDLLSVYADMSNTCRGYENPNRSMLELVLAPARDWIQRSDEEIITATMAELKKLFPQHFTGDDPAKLLKAKVVKTPRSVYTATPGRQAYRPSQVTPIPNFYLAGSYTMQRYLGSMEGAVLSGKLAAQAITKQQEFTSTHQSEQSVVPLAAST
- a CDS encoding phytoene synthase, with the translated sequence MLYLPDSPPSMRTLVPLDDAYERCRQVTEKYAKTFYLATLLMPEVKRRGIWAIYAWCRRTDELVDGPGAKLTTPETLDQWERQLESVFAGEPQDVYDVALVDTVQRFQMEIQPFRDMIAGQRMDLYRSRYNTFEELNLYCYRVAGTVGLMSTAIVGLDEIQHPTPWKPQIQPAMPTQEAIALGIANQLTNILRDVGEDARRGRIYIPLEDLELFGYSEEELFQGVVNDRWRAVMQFQIQRARKFYADAEKGISALSRDARFPVWAALMLYSQILDAIERNQYDVFTRRAFVPTFKKFLCLPSALARAVTL